From a single Candoia aspera isolate rCanAsp1 chromosome 2, rCanAsp1.hap2, whole genome shotgun sequence genomic region:
- the IHO1 gene encoding interactor of HORMAD1 protein 1 — MNLNLWNTKDLFMTPPKMGSHKSSGWNSAPSDHNSMSDSQFLFGSQFCPENSQCASAPVELSIQQRQDRGSQQNSQENDRSIFAKYQSKPQLFGREEKENVSINNLAGRFKGVLEQFEENKKKIKEKHDKYYCILHTQSCEILPALLVHLHLINVHIKFVISEYFPCSDILNGFILNTKESLQRLQSSFNMLEETLKSILNDLGNISKTMQETSQSHYGLLLNALGEKNEMGQILLGMEKRLQEKDTEISDLKSSLHLLKDGLEQLTVQQKEQHMKLCEQLDLVKLSKILNDLQAFISAPREPHHIKDSVSQTTPDMLLDQLSYSSHLNILNISPGSISEKAALEGKENFNTQQKSHILSRGPNADKTTCTSCSSATLLTKSQEGNWLPTQEPNEATPVRKVIQRNNQAKGYSTTKAPQLSHPQMDNVLMRNHADDGKREKLVTGKKMMNKGNRNRVKQGKLRLCSQRKRTYPSRKENGLKYTRANVKQETTGKGYANAEYPCRGARESDSLRPLIVSEKKVGKIQDRKAQKSKLVLLSHENQQPMPNFHERTGTKKSDHCFCPCSSPESSFPQTQLKWLDLFDNYSLTCNTPVPKSATACCQLFFDSEYSD; from the exons ATGAATCTGAATCTTTGGAATACCAAAGATTTATTTATGACTCCACCAAAAATGGG GTCCCATAAATCATCTGGCTGGAACAGCGCTCCCAGTGACCACAACAGTATGAGTGATTCTCAGTTCCTTTTTGGCTCCCAGTTCTGCCCAGAGAATTCACAATGTGCGTCAGCCCCAGTTGAACTTAGTATCCAGCAAAGACAGGACAGAGGTTCACAGCAAAATTCTCAAGAA AATGATCGCAGTATTTTTGCCAAATACCAGTCTAAACCGCAGCTCTTtggaagagaggaaaaggaaaatgtctCCATTAATAATCTTGCTGGAAGATTCAAAGGTGTCTTGGAGCAATTTGAAGAGAATAAGAAAAAGATCAAGGAAAAACATGATAA ATATTACTGTATATTGCACACACAATCTTGTGAGATTCTCCCAGCTTTGCTTGTCCATTTGCATCTGATTAATGTACATATAAAGTTTGtaatttctgaatatttcccttgCAGTgatattttaaatggttttattttgaACACCAAAGAGAGTCTTCAAAGG ttgcaGTCCTCCTTCAATATGTTAGAAGAAACTCTGAAATCTATTTTGAATGATTTGGGAAACATTTCTAAGACAA TGCAAGAAACCTCTCAGTCCCATTATGGATTGTTACTGAATGCCCTTGGtgagaaaaatgaaatgggaCAGATATTACTGGGAATGGAGAAAAGGCTGCAAGAG AAAGACACAGAAATCTCAGATCTGAAGTCTAGCCTTCACTTACTAAAAGATGGTCTAGAGCAATTAACAGTTCAGCAGAAGGAGCAACACATGAAGCTCTGCGAACAGTTGGACCTCGTGAAGCTTTCCAAAATTCTGAATGACTTACAAGCATTCATTTCTGCACCCAGAGAACCTCACCATATCAAGGACAGTGTTTCCCAGACTACTCCAGATATGCTCTTGGACCAATTATCTTATAGTTCCCACTTGAATATTTTAAACATCTCTCCtggaagcatttctgaaaaggctGCCTTAGAAGGTAAAGAAAATTTCAACACGCAGCAGAAGAGCCATATTCTATCCAGAGGCCCAAATGCTGACAAAACTACTTGCACCTCTTGCTCCAGTGCAACTCTCCTTACAAAAAGCCAAGAGGGAAACTGGCTACCTACTCAAGAGCCCAACGAAGCTACTCCAGTGAGGAAAGTGATCCAGAGAAACAACCAAGCCAAAGGATACAGCACAACCAAAGCTCCACAGCTGAGCCATCCTCAAATGGATAATGTGCTCATGCGAAATCATGCAGATGACGGAAAAAGGGAGAAACTAGTCACGGGCAAGAAGATGATGAATAAAGGTAACAGAAACAGAGTTAAACAGGGAAAGCTAAGATTGTGTAGCCAGAGGAAAAGAACGTACCCCTCCAGGAAAGAAAATGGTTTGAAATATACCAGAGCTAATGtaaaacaagaaacaacaggaaaagggTATGCCAATGCAGAATACCCATGTAGGGGTGCGAGGGAATCTGATAGCTTGAGGCCTCTGATTGTGAGTGAGAAAAAGGTAGGCAAGATCCAAGACAGAAAGGCACAGAAATCCAAGCTTGTTCTTCTCTCCCATGAAAACCAACAGCCCATGCCCAATTTCCATGAGAGGACTGGCACTAAAAAGAGCGACCATTGTTTCTGCCCCTGCTCCTCTCCAGAAAGTTCCTTTCCCCAAACCCAGCTAAAGTGGCTAGATCTTTTTGATAATTACTCCCTGACATGCAATACTCCTGTCCCCAAGAGTGCCACAGCCTGTTGCCAATTATTTTTTGACAGTGAGTATTCTGATTAA